Proteins encoded together in one Chryseobacterium sp. G0201 window:
- a CDS encoding SusC/RagA family TonB-linked outer membrane protein, which translates to MNRFYFAKTNKAALFFAMALLPSGLVYSQVKKDTVEKEKKIDEVVIIGYGKQRKESVTGSVASVKGDVVREVPSANVSQALQGRVAGVDIAQTSSKPGAPMQIRIRGTRSLTADNDPLIVLDGIPFPGSLADISPNDIQSMDILKDASATAIYGSRGANGVILITTKTGRKNQRATFSYNTYTGITSVFAKYPMMDAQKFMKLRDDAGLFTQYGADESRDTNTDWQDLMYKNGIVTNHDLGISGGTEKSSYNFGMSYYNEQSVLPGQNFERFNLRGSLDQDLGKYFRVGITTNNAYTVNKGSNLGLYNTLSSTPIANPYRADGSQKDRIVMSADTQYVYTRDGIENLGDAWIDKAISFSSYNNFFGEFKIPWVKGLTLRTNFGLNFKTTNTGSYTGEGVFSSEPNNLSTASIGNSLLTHWVNENILTYDRTFASKHKVNVVALQSQEQRTFNSSYITARDIPTDQFQFYNLGHAQGEITINPDNQGYYKRGLRSWMGRVMYEYDGKYMFTASIRGDASSVLAPGYQWNIYNAFSAGWNVAKENFLKDSKVINNLKLRFGYGETSNQAVAPYSTFGRLTTEPYNFGNANAIGTYVSTLPNSKLGWEFSETLNYGLDFGLFSNRLTGTVEYYTTNTKNLLLDVKLPATSGVGSYTGNVGSTSNKGIEISLNGAIISNPNGFSWDFGVNFYSNKNKITSLSSGATRDVANWWFVGSSINSIYDYQYIGLWQAGDPYINILEPTNIPGETIGSIKVLYTGGYNADGSPVRAINAEDRQILNTDPDFQGGFNTRLAYKNFDLSIVGAFKSGGILISTLYGNTSYLNMLSGRRNNVDVDYWTPENTDAYYPRPGHYQSNNNPRYGSTLAYFDASYLKIRTITLGYNFTQGVFKKAGISKMRIYATVTNPFVFFSPYHKASGMDPETNSYGNENQAVSNEIPSRFLTIGTNTPSLRNYMIGLNLTF; encoded by the coding sequence ATGAACCGATTTTATTTTGCCAAAACAAATAAAGCTGCATTGTTTTTTGCAATGGCTTTATTGCCTTCTGGCTTAGTGTATTCCCAGGTTAAAAAAGATACTGTTGAAAAAGAGAAGAAGATAGATGAGGTTGTTATAATAGGATATGGAAAGCAGAGAAAGGAATCCGTAACGGGTTCTGTAGCATCTGTGAAAGGTGATGTGGTGAGAGAAGTGCCTTCTGCGAACGTAAGTCAGGCATTGCAGGGAAGAGTGGCCGGAGTTGATATTGCGCAGACGTCCAGTAAACCGGGAGCTCCGATGCAGATAAGAATCAGAGGAACGCGCTCTTTAACGGCAGATAATGATCCGTTAATTGTTTTGGACGGAATTCCTTTTCCGGGATCATTGGCGGATATCAGTCCGAATGATATTCAAAGTATGGATATCCTGAAAGATGCTTCTGCAACGGCGATCTACGGCTCTCGTGGAGCGAATGGAGTAATTTTAATTACAACTAAAACAGGAAGAAAAAACCAAAGAGCAACCTTCAGTTATAATACATATACAGGAATTACATCTGTTTTTGCTAAATATCCGATGATGGATGCCCAGAAATTCATGAAACTTCGTGATGATGCCGGACTTTTCACGCAATACGGAGCAGATGAATCAAGAGATACCAATACAGACTGGCAGGATCTGATGTATAAAAACGGAATCGTTACCAATCATGATCTTGGTATTTCCGGAGGTACGGAAAAAAGTTCGTACAACTTTGGAATGAGTTATTACAACGAACAATCTGTTCTTCCCGGACAAAATTTTGAAAGATTTAATCTAAGAGGAAGTCTGGATCAGGATTTGGGTAAATATTTCCGGGTTGGGATCACGACAAACAATGCTTATACAGTAAATAAAGGCAGCAACCTTGGGCTTTATAACACATTGAGCTCAACTCCTATTGCGAATCCTTATAGAGCAGATGGAAGTCAAAAAGATCGCATTGTGATGTCCGCAGATACTCAATATGTGTACACTAGAGACGGCATCGAGAATTTAGGAGATGCATGGATTGATAAGGCAATTTCTTTCAGTTCTTATAATAATTTCTTCGGTGAATTTAAAATTCCGTGGGTAAAAGGCTTAACATTAAGAACAAATTTTGGTTTAAACTTTAAAACTACTAATACTGGAAGTTATACGGGAGAAGGAGTTTTCAGTTCAGAACCTAATAATTTGTCTACAGCTTCAATCGGAAATTCTTTATTGACGCATTGGGTAAACGAAAATATATTAACCTACGACAGAACTTTTGCAAGCAAGCACAAAGTAAATGTCGTGGCTTTACAGTCTCAGGAACAGAGAACATTTAACAGTTCATACATCACGGCAAGAGATATCCCTACGGATCAGTTTCAGTTTTACAATCTTGGTCACGCTCAGGGTGAAATCACCATTAATCCCGATAATCAAGGGTATTACAAAAGAGGTCTTAGATCTTGGATGGGGCGTGTAATGTACGAATATGACGGAAAATATATGTTTACGGCTTCCATTAGAGGTGATGCTTCTTCAGTATTGGCACCCGGATATCAATGGAATATTTATAATGCTTTTTCAGCGGGTTGGAATGTTGCTAAAGAGAATTTCTTAAAAGATTCAAAAGTTATTAATAATTTAAAACTACGTTTCGGATACGGAGAAACTTCCAATCAGGCTGTAGCTCCTTATTCTACTTTTGGACGTTTAACGACAGAGCCGTATAACTTCGGAAATGCCAATGCCATAGGAACGTATGTTTCTACACTGCCTAATTCAAAATTGGGTTGGGAATTTTCGGAAACGCTTAATTATGGGTTGGATTTCGGATTGTTCAGCAATAGATTAACAGGTACGGTAGAATATTACACAACGAATACTAAAAATTTACTATTGGATGTTAAATTGCCTGCAACTTCAGGAGTAGGAAGCTACACCGGAAATGTAGGATCTACAAGCAATAAAGGGATAGAAATATCATTAAACGGAGCTATTATCAGCAATCCAAATGGTTTTTCATGGGATTTTGGGGTTAATTTTTATTCAAACAAAAATAAAATCACCTCATTATCTTCGGGAGCTACAAGAGATGTTGCCAACTGGTGGTTTGTGGGAAGTTCAATCAATTCAATTTATGATTATCAGTATATTGGATTGTGGCAGGCAGGAGATCCTTACATAAATATTCTGGAGCCTACCAATATTCCGGGAGAGACAATAGGCTCCATTAAAGTTTTATATACAGGAGGTTACAACGCAGATGGATCGCCCGTAAGAGCGATCAATGCTGAAGACAGACAGATTTTAAACACAGATCCTGATTTTCAGGGTGGTTTTAATACCAGACTTGCGTACAAAAATTTTGATTTGAGCATTGTTGGAGCTTTCAAAAGCGGAGGAATTCTGATAAGCACATTGTACGGAAATACAAGTTATCTGAATATGTTAAGCGGAAGAAGAAACAACGTAGACGTTGATTATTGGACTCCCGAGAATACCGATGCCTATTACCCAAGACCGGGACACTATCAAAGCAATAATAATCCAAGATATGGCAGTACATTAGCCTATTTTGATGCTTCATATCTAAAAATCAGAACCATTACTTTAGGATATAACTTTACTCAGGGAGTGTTCAAAAAGGCGGGAATCAGCAAAATGAGAATCTACGCAACGGTGACCAATCCATTTGTATTTTTCTCTCCTTATCATAAAGCTTCTGGGATGGATCCTGAAACGAATTCCTACGGAAACGAAAATCAGGCGGTAAGCAACGAGATTCCATCAAGATTCTTAACCATCGGAACCAATACACCGTCTCTTAGAAACTATATGATTGGTTTAAACTTAACATTCTAA
- a CDS encoding xylulokinase — MYLLGYDIGSSSVKVCLIEASSGKIIASDFSPKKEMKITAVNPGWAEQNPADWWLNLKLAHEAVMHECGINAEDIKGIGITWQMHGLILVDKDQNLLRPSIIWCDSRAVPYGEKAFKEIGEEKCLSHLLNSPGNFTASKLAWVKENEPEIFEKIDKIMLPGDYIAMRLTGEIGMTIEGLSEGIFWDFKNNCISEDIINYYGIPKSFFPEIIPTFGIQATVSATAAQELGLKEGTPISYRAGDQPNNALSLNVFNPGEIASTAGTSGVVYGVLDQLEYDKLSRVNTFAHVNYTPEQTRLGVLLCINGTGILNSWLKHNFATSLSSYGDMNDLASLSPIGSKGLSIIPFGNGAERVLENKDTSCSMHGINFNIHSKGDILRAAQEGIVFSYEYGMDIMRNIGMDIQVIRAGNANMFLSSIFRQTLSSVSNAVIELYDTDGAVGAARAAGMGIGFYADSKEAFSSLEKIAVIEPEHEKRDQYLEAYSRWTRHLNEIV; from the coding sequence ATGTATTTACTAGGATATGACATTGGCAGTTCTTCTGTAAAAGTTTGTCTCATTGAGGCATCCAGCGGAAAAATTATTGCATCAGATTTTTCGCCTAAAAAAGAGATGAAAATTACTGCTGTAAATCCCGGTTGGGCAGAACAAAATCCTGCCGATTGGTGGTTGAATTTAAAGCTGGCTCACGAAGCTGTCATGCATGAATGCGGTATTAATGCAGAGGATATCAAAGGAATTGGTATTACGTGGCAGATGCACGGTTTGATTTTGGTAGATAAAGATCAGAACCTTTTAAGACCTTCGATTATCTGGTGCGACAGCCGTGCTGTTCCGTATGGGGAAAAGGCTTTTAAAGAAATTGGAGAAGAGAAATGTTTATCGCATTTATTGAATTCTCCGGGAAATTTTACCGCTTCAAAATTAGCCTGGGTTAAAGAAAACGAACCCGAAATTTTTGAAAAAATTGATAAAATAATGCTTCCGGGAGATTACATCGCCATGAGACTTACAGGTGAGATCGGAATGACAATTGAAGGTTTGTCGGAAGGAATTTTCTGGGATTTTAAAAACAATTGTATTTCAGAAGATATCATCAATTATTACGGAATTCCGAAAAGCTTCTTCCCTGAAATTATTCCGACTTTTGGAATCCAAGCGACTGTTTCAGCCACAGCTGCTCAAGAATTAGGCTTAAAAGAAGGAACGCCGATTTCTTACCGAGCAGGAGATCAGCCCAATAATGCATTATCATTAAATGTTTTCAATCCGGGTGAGATAGCCTCTACAGCAGGAACTTCAGGCGTTGTTTATGGTGTTTTAGATCAGCTTGAATATGATAAATTATCAAGAGTAAACACGTTTGCACACGTTAATTACACTCCGGAACAGACCAGATTAGGCGTTTTATTGTGTATCAACGGAACAGGAATTCTAAATTCCTGGTTAAAACACAATTTTGCGACTTCATTGTCTTCTTATGGAGATATGAACGACTTAGCTTCACTCTCTCCAATTGGTTCTAAAGGTTTAAGCATCATTCCTTTCGGGAACGGAGCAGAAAGAGTATTAGAAAATAAGGATACAAGCTGCTCGATGCACGGAATTAATTTTAATATTCATTCAAAAGGAGATATTCTGCGCGCAGCCCAAGAAGGAATCGTATTTTCTTATGAATACGGAATGGATATCATGAGAAATATTGGCATGGATATTCAGGTGATTCGTGCAGGAAATGCTAATATGTTTTTAAGTTCAATTTTCCGTCAGACGCTTTCCAGTGTGAGTAATGCGGTAATTGAGCTTTATGATACGGACGGAGCGGTAGGAGCTGCAAGAGCTGCAGGAATGGGAATTGGTTTCTACGCCGATTCTAAAGAAGCTTTTTCTTCCCTTGAAAAAATTGCCGTCATCGAGCCTGAACACGAAAAAAGAGATCAATATTTAGAAGCCTACTCAAGATGGACGAGACATCTTAACGAAATAGTATAA
- the xylA gene encoding xylose isomerase, with translation MSTLTNTKEYFPGIDQIKFEGKESRNPMAFRYYDAEKIIMGKPMKDWTRFAMAWWHTLCANGSDPFGGSTIHHPWDAGSDAVSRAMQKMDAGFEFMSKIGFQYYCFHDIDLVDPANNWKDYEKNLQTIVEYAKQKQQETGIKLLWGTANVFTHERYMNGASTNPNFDVVACAGTQVKNSIDATIALGGENYVFWGGREGYMSLLNTDMKREKDHLARFLSMSRDYARQQGFRGTFLIEPKPMEPTKHQYDYDSETVIGFLRHYGLDKDFKLNIEVNHATLAGHTFEHELQAAVDAGLLGSIDANRGDYQNGWDTDQFPIDYYDMVQAWLVLLPAGGLGNGGVNFDAKIRRNSTDPEDLFISHISGMDVFAKGLLAAADILENSDYKKLRTDRYSSFDNGNGKAFENGTLTLEDLQRIAHETGEPQPKSGKQELFEAIVNMYI, from the coding sequence ATGAGCACTTTAACAAACACAAAGGAATATTTTCCGGGAATAGATCAAATCAAATTTGAAGGGAAAGAAAGCAGAAATCCAATGGCATTTCGTTACTACGATGCCGAAAAGATCATAATGGGAAAACCCATGAAAGACTGGACGCGTTTTGCAATGGCTTGGTGGCACACATTATGTGCAAACGGGAGCGATCCATTTGGCGGATCAACGATTCACCATCCCTGGGATGCTGGAAGTGATGCCGTTTCCAGAGCAATGCAAAAAATGGATGCCGGTTTTGAATTTATGTCTAAAATAGGTTTCCAATACTACTGTTTTCACGATATCGACCTGGTAGATCCTGCCAATAACTGGAAAGATTATGAAAAAAATCTTCAAACTATCGTTGAATACGCAAAGCAAAAGCAACAGGAAACAGGAATTAAACTTTTATGGGGAACAGCCAACGTTTTTACGCATGAAAGATACATGAACGGAGCTTCTACCAACCCAAATTTTGACGTAGTTGCTTGTGCCGGAACTCAGGTTAAAAACTCTATCGATGCAACGATCGCTCTTGGCGGAGAAAATTACGTTTTTTGGGGCGGGAGAGAAGGTTATATGAGCCTTTTAAACACAGATATGAAGCGTGAAAAAGATCATTTGGCTCGTTTTCTTTCAATGTCTCGTGATTATGCACGTCAGCAAGGTTTTAGAGGAACTTTTTTAATTGAACCAAAACCGATGGAGCCTACAAAACACCAGTACGACTACGATTCTGAGACGGTAATAGGATTTTTGAGACATTACGGATTAGATAAAGATTTTAAATTAAATATCGAAGTGAACCACGCAACATTGGCAGGTCATACTTTTGAGCATGAACTTCAGGCTGCTGTTGATGCAGGACTTTTAGGAAGTATTGATGCCAACCGTGGAGATTATCAGAATGGTTGGGATACAGACCAGTTTCCGATTGATTATTATGATATGGTTCAGGCTTGGCTGGTACTTCTTCCGGCAGGTGGTTTAGGAAATGGCGGAGTTAACTTTGATGCGAAAATCAGAAGAAATTCTACAGATCCGGAAGATTTATTTATCTCTCATATTTCAGGGATGGATGTTTTTGCAAAAGGACTTTTGGCCGCTGCCGATATTCTTGAAAATTCAGATTATAAAAAATTAAGAACAGACCGTTATTCTTCTTTCGACAACGGAAATGGTAAGGCTTTCGAAAACGGAACTCTTACATTGGAAGATCTTCAGAGAATTGCCCATGAAACAGGCGAACCTCAGCCAAAAAGCGGAAAACAGGAATTGTTTGAGGCGATTGTGAATATGTATATCTAA
- a CDS encoding NUDIX hydrolase, translated as MIPNFIHTYVSVDCVVFGFDLENRLNILLVQRRMDDVPAERQRKLPGSLILSDEDVDDAAQRVLHELTGIKKMVLKQFKCFADPLRASNQDDIKWMDTEYKHHIDRIITVAYLSLCKIDHKINSTKYDTVDWHPIDEVPSLPFDHNKIISESLIEIRKWIESDFSIIFELLPKRFTIRQLYQLYSALSEKRIDIKNFHKKISSFSYIIPLEEIETNVSHRAARYYRFDAKIYKKNNTRLIK; from the coding sequence ATGATTCCGAATTTTATTCATACGTATGTTTCTGTCGACTGTGTTGTTTTTGGTTTCGACCTTGAAAATCGACTGAACATTTTATTGGTACAGCGTCGCATGGACGATGTGCCTGCAGAAAGACAAAGAAAATTGCCGGGTAGTTTAATACTCAGCGATGAAGATGTAGACGATGCAGCTCAACGAGTGCTTCATGAATTGACTGGTATTAAGAAAATGGTTCTTAAACAGTTTAAATGTTTTGCAGATCCGTTACGGGCCAGTAATCAGGATGATATAAAGTGGATGGATACAGAGTATAAACATCACATAGACAGGATCATTACCGTGGCTTATCTTTCTCTCTGTAAGATCGACCACAAGATTAACAGTACGAAATATGATACAGTAGACTGGCATCCGATTGATGAAGTTCCGTCATTGCCGTTTGATCATAATAAAATCATCAGTGAATCTTTAATTGAGATCAGAAAATGGATAGAATCAGACTTCTCAATTATTTTCGAATTATTGCCGAAGAGATTTACGATAAGACAGCTGTATCAATTATACAGTGCTTTAAGTGAAAAACGAATTGACATTAAAAATTTTCACAAGAAGATCTCATCGTTCAGCTATATCATTCCGTTGGAGGAAATAGAAACCAACGTTTCGCATCGAGCTGCAAGATATTACAGATTTGATGCTAAAATTTATAAGAAAAATAATACCAGACTAATAAAATAA